Part of the Planctomycetota bacterium genome is shown below.
GCCTGCTTGAAGAGTTCGCGGCTCTCGGCCTTCTCGATGGCCTGGGGGTTCGCCCCGATCATCTCCACGCCGTACCGTTCGAGGACGCCGCTTTGCGCGAGTGCCCGGGCGCAGTTGAGGGCCGTCTGGCCGCCGACGGTCGGCAGCAGGGCGTCCGGCCGTTCCTCGCGGATGATGGCCTCGACGAACTCCGGCGTGATCGGCTCGATGTACGTCCGGTCGCCGAACTCCGGGTCCGTCATGATCGTCGCCGGGTTCGAGTTGATAAGGACCACCTCGTACCCCTCCGCCCGGAGGGCCTTGCACGCCTGGGTCCCGGAGTAATCGAACTCGCAGGCCTGGCCGATGATAATCGGGCCGGAGCCGATGACCAGGATCTTCTTGATGTCGGTTCGCTTAGGCATGGCCGGGGCGCATCATCTCCACGAATCGGTCGAACAAGTAGCGGGCGTCGTGCGGTCCGGGCGACGCCTCCGGATGGAACTGCACCGAGAACAGCGGCAGCCGACGGTGCTCCAGGCCCTCGAGCGTCCCGTCGTTGAGGTTCATGTGGGTGACCTCGACGTCCGCGCGCCCGAGCGACTCGATGTCCACGCAGAAGCCGTGGTTCTGCACCGTGATGGCCACCTTGCCCGTGCGCGTGTCCTTCACAGGATGGTTCGCCCCGTGGTGGCCGAACTTCAGTTTGAACGTCCGCCCGCCCAGCGCCTGGCCGAGCATCTGATGCCCCATGCAAATGCCGAAGATCGGGATCGCTTTCCCTCCGGGCGGGCGCTCGACGAGTTGGCGAATCGTCTCGACGGCATACGGCGCAGCGGCGGGGTCGCCGGGACCGTTCGAGAGCAGAATCCCGTCGGGTTTCTGATCGGCGATGGCCTCGGGCGTCGCGCCGGCCGGGACGACGATGACGCGGCACCCGATTTCTCGCAGCCGACGCAGAATGCCGTACTTGACGCCGTAGTCCAGCACCACGACGCGAAGGGCCGCCCGGTCGCCGTTCGGCTCCCACTCCCAGGCCTCATCGGAGGTGACTTCCCGAATGAGGTCTCGGCCGACGAGGCCGGGCGACGCTTTGGCTTTGGCGACGAGGCGCTTCGGGTCGAGGTCGCGGCTCGACAGGACGCCCCGCATGGCCCCGATCTGGCGGATGTGTTTCGTCAGGGCCCGCGTGTCCACGCCTTCGATGCCCGGGACGCCGTTCTCCTTCAGATATGTCCCAAGGTCTTTCGTCGAGCGCCAGTTGGAGCGCAGGCGGCTGAGTTCCCGCACCACAAACCCCTCGACCCACGGGCGGTGCGACTCGACGTCTTCCTCGTTGACGCCGTAGTTCCCGATCAGCGGATACGTCATCGCCACGATCTGCCCGCGGTACGACGGGTCGGTCACCACTTCCTGGTAACCCGTCATGCTCGTGTTGAAGATGATTTCGCCGGACGCTTCGGCGAGGGCGCCGAACGCGCGGCCTTCGAAGGTGCGGCCGTCTTCCAGGGCGAGGATGGCCGGCCGGCTCAAGGCTTTCCCTCCCGCTCGCCCAGTTCCCGGCGCGCCGGGACCCGTGGCGACCGTTCGGCCGAGAACTGCTCTTTCTCGAAATGCGCCGGCACGGGCGTCGGATAGTCGCCCGTGAAGCACGAGGTGCACATGTCGCTGGGCGTGGGGACGACCTTCAACATCGCTTCGACGGAAAGGTACTCGAGCGAATCGGCGCCGATGAACTCGCGGATTTCCTCGACGCTGTGCGTCGCCGCAATCAGTTCCTCCTGCGTGGACATGTCGATGCCGTAGAAGCACGGCCAGCGGATCGGCGGGCTGGA
Proteins encoded:
- the carB gene encoding carbamoyl phosphate synthase large subunit (four CarB-CarA dimers form the carbamoyl phosphate synthetase holoenzyme that catalyzes the production of carbamoyl phosphate; CarB is responsible for the amidotransferase activity), with amino-acid sequence MPKRTDIKKILVIGSGPIIIGQACEFDYSGTQACKALRAEGYEVVLINSNPATIMTDPEFGDRTYIEPITPEFVEAIIREERPDALLPTVGGQTALNCARALAQSGVLERYGVEMIGANPQAIEKAESRELFKQA
- the carA gene encoding glutamine-hydrolyzing carbamoyl-phosphate synthase small subunit, whose translation is MSRPAILALEDGRTFEGRAFGALAEASGEIIFNTSMTGYQEVVTDPSYRGQIVAMTYPLIGNYGVNEEDVESHRPWVEGFVVRELSRLRSNWRSTKDLGTYLKENGVPGIEGVDTRALTKHIRQIGAMRGVLSSRDLDPKRLVAKAKASPGLVGRDLIREVTSDEAWEWEPNGDRAALRVVVLDYGVKYGILRRLREIGCRVIVVPAGATPEAIADQKPDGILLSNGPGDPAAAPYAVETIRQLVERPPGGKAIPIFGICMGHQMLGQALGGRTFKLKFGHHGANHPVKDTRTGKVAITVQNHGFCVDIESLGRADVEVTHMNLNDGTLEGLEHRRLPLFSVQFHPEASPGPHDARYLFDRFVEMMRPGHA